DNA from Flexistipes sp.:
AGCGAACAAGTTGATAAGGCAGGCATTTGGTGTATTGAAAAGTGGCAAACCGTATGATCCGGATCATGCAAATAATTTAACTTTGGTTGCAAAAAATGCTTGACTTTTAACACGGAACATCCCGAGCGAAGCCGAGGGATCTCTATCTATGTACTAACAATATCTGTGTATTGTCATAGCTCTAAAAAATGGGGGGGCGCCAAAAATTATTTTGTTGAATCAGCTTATTTAATATTATATGATATTTTTAAGCGGGCATAGCTCACCTGGGAGAGCGTCAGCTTCCCAAGCTGAAGGTAGCGGGTTCGAGCCCCGTTGCCCGCTTAATTTTATATAAATCCATATGTACTTCATAAGGTGAGATACATACTTGTAAATCATCTGGATATTTTCACTCGAAACAATAATAGTGAAGAATCTTGTGAAGTGGTTGAAGCTGAACACCATGAAATAAAAATTTTATGATAAATATAATAATTTTTACTGCTACGGTTTTTTGTATAGCAAGAAAACTGAGTTCAGAAAATTCAGGACAAATGGGTTGTACAATGTCCGGTTTTCGGCAGTTTTGCGGCACAAAAACGTCATATAAATAGCCATTACAGGAGGTTAGAATGAAGGCTAAGAAAGTTAACGTATCTGGTCTTGGACGTCTTTCTGCTTTTTGCCATGCAGTGATTGCAGGGGATTTTATTTATGTTTCCGGTACACTGGGAACAAAATCAAATTCTATGGAACTTGTAGAGGGCGGAACCGGTGCGGAAACCACTCGGGCCCTCCGGAATATTGAAATTATTCTGAATGAATGCGGAGCCTCACTGTCGGATCTTGTGAAAGTTAATGTTTTTCTGGCAGATATAAAGACTTTTCAAGACATGAATGAAGCATACCTTGAAGTTATGGGCAGTAATCCTCCAGCACGTATCACAGTCGGTGGAGCCGAATTAGCACGCGGAGCTGCAGTTGAGATTGATGTGGTTGCATATAAGCCAAATCCGGATTAAGGTGTGTTAAAACCCAATAAGGAAGTTTAATGAATTTTGGAACACTTTATCGGAAATCAGCTTTTACAGATAATCCCAAAGGAGGTAATCCAGCCGGAGTTTGGGTTGGTGAGACCTTGCCATCTGGCGATGTTATGCAACGAATTGCAGCTGAAGTGGGTTACTCCGAAACTGCTTTTATGGCACCAACAACCGGCTATTATCGAACAGTTCGTTACTACAGTCCTGAGATGGAAGTGACGTTTTGTGGTCACGCTACCATCGCTGCAGGTATAGTGCTCGGTGAGACTGAAGGGGACGGTAAATATCAATTGACAACTGCTGCGGGAGAGGTTTCCGTCATCGTTCAGAATGAGGGTGGGGTGCGTGAAGCCGCGTTGACTTCAGTGGAGCCAAAGTACACAGGTGCTTCCGATGTGCTTATCAACGAAGTGCTCTCTGCGCTTGGCTGGCAACCGAGTGATTTGGATGGTTCAATTCCTCCAGCCAGAGCATATGCCGGTGCATGGCATTTGGTATTGGCTGTCAATGATCAAAATAGACTGGCAAAGTTAAATTATGATTTTGAAAGGTTGAAGACCATTATGCTTAGGGAAGGACTTACTACGCTACAATTGGTATGGCGGGAGAGTGCAGATGTATTTCACTCTCGCAATCCATTTCCAGTGGGTGGAGTTGTGGAAGATCCTGCCACGGGGGCGGCAGCCGCAGCGCTTGGGGGGTATCTCCGGGAAGCCGAACTTATTACAGTGCCGGCTACCATATTAATCCGTCAAGGGGAGGCAATGGGCCGTCCGAGCCGCCTGACAGTCGAAATACCCGCTACAGGAGGAATCGTGGTAAAAGGTACTGCAGTTCCTATTGAAACAGAGTAAAGTTTAAAATAAGTTTTTGAAAAGATTAACCGGATTAGTGAAACTTTATTGATAATAAATTTACTTTGCTTTATCTTATTTTAATGAAAATATTTTTACTTGGCTGTGGCTTTGCGAGTTTATCGGCGGGTTTTTTGGGGATTTTTCTTCCAGTTTTGCCAACTGTTCCATTGCTTTTGCTGGCGGCTTTTTGTTTCAGCAAAAGTTCCGAAAGGTTTCACAACTGGCTTATTAATCACAGGTTATTAGGAAGTTACATCAGGGATTACCGCTCAGGAGAAGGAATTCCTGCAAAATCGAAAATAAAAGCAATTCTTCTTTTGTGGCTAACTATTGGAATTTCATTTTATCTAGTCCCATTTTCACTTATCAGAATAATTCTTTTTCTGATTGCAGCCGGTGTGACATACTATCTTATTACACTTCCCACAAAAAGTTTAAAAGAAGAATATTAGTTTTACTGTCAAGTTGCAACATAGCCTCGTATATATCATGAGTTCAGTTTATCTTTGCATCCGGGCAATATCCGGCATCATTTAAAGATCCATTTTTAAAAGTATAAGTCAAGTTTCGCACTTCTTTCGGTCATTGCGAAACCCTGTGGAGACAGGGTTGTGGCAATATCAAAATGATATAAAAAGAGAGATTGTTTCGTTGTATCACTCCCTGCCCTGTTAAATGCCACAGGCAATCAGCGAAGCTGATATTTAACAGGGTGAACAAAGACGTGCAATAAATGCAAGTGCGAAATTTGTGGTATAAAAAATACTCTCTCAGAGAAACTCGGGTATTAACAGTAATTGAAAAAGTTTATGAATGGTACTACCATTCATAAAGCGAATGTAGTTATATGTGATTCGGGTTAAACTTATAGTACTCGTAATAAATAATAAAACGTTATAAAATTAATTCTTTATGAAATGTTGTTGACAGAAATAGTATTTGTATGTACTAATGGTACTACCATTTGAATGTGGGGAAGATTATATGGAAAGTATTTTTGAAAAAGCAGATTCCGTAAGATCTGTTGAAGATATATGCCTGCAGATTGAAGCAGTAATTCTTGATGGTAGATTAAAACCGGGCGACAAACTTCCCAGTGAGAGAGAATTACAGACACAGTTCGGAAGAGGGCGAGGCTTGATCAGAGAAGCTTTAAGAATGCTGAAACAAAAAGATTTAATTGAAATCAGAAAGGGGGCCAAAGGCGGAGCTTATATTAAGAATGTGGGTTTATCTAATATCAGTGACTCTTTGTCTCTGTTCCTCAAACAAAAAGACATTGAACCCGATAAGATAATTGAGTTTAGAGAAAGCTTAGACAGAACAATTACAACGCTTGCAATCAGCAAAGGGAGCAGGGAACAAAAGTCAGACTTGTACAAAGAGGCTCTTTCCTTTTATGAAAAGATTAAAAACGGTATGGCTGATATGAACATCATAGGAGAAACTGACAGGAGGCTCAATATTACACTGGCAAAGATGGCTGCCAATCCGCTTTTTTTATGGGTTGTAGAAGCTATCCAGCAGGGGTTTTCTTCATATGATTATGCTTTGTATGAAGAAGAAAAGTTTCGTATAGCAACGGCTAAAAACTGGCATGACACGGCAAGAGAGATAATGAATGAAGACCCTGTTAAAGCACATCTTTATATCAGTAACCACTATTGTCTTTTAATGGAATGTCTTGATTAGAAATACAAAAATATTCGGAGGTGAACTGTGGGAACTTCAAAACAGTATGATTATATTATAGTCGGAGGAGGATCAGCCGGTTCTGTATTGGCTAACAGGCTTAGTGAAGATAACAGTGTGTTTGTTGTTGAAGCGGGTAAACCTGATTACAGGCTGGATTTCAGAATTCACATGCCGGCTGCTCTAACTTATCCGTTACAAAGTAAGACTTATAACTGGTGGTATGAATCAGAGCCTGAGCCTTATATGAACAACAGAAGGATTTACCATCCAAGAGGAAAGGTTCTTGGGGGTTCCAGTTGTATTAACGGGATGATATACATCAGAGGCAACCCTATGGATTATGAAAAATGGGCTAAGGAAGAAGGACTGGAAGATTGGGACTATGCTCATTGTCTTCCATATTTCAAAAAATTTGAAACACGTCTTAAAGGTGCTGATCCTTATCATGGTGATAGGGGACCCTTGAAAATTACTACTCCTGATTGCGATAATCCTCTTTTTGATGCTTTTTTTAAAGCTGTTCAGGAAGCAGGACACGATTTGACTGAAGATGTGAACGGCTACAAACAGGAGGGTTTTTCACCATTTGACCAGAATATTTACAGAGGAAGGAGGCATAATGCTGCCAGAGCTTATGTACATCCTATAAAAGACCGTGAGAACCTTACAATAAAACTTCATTCTCAGGCGACCAAGATACTTTTTGAGGGCAAAAAGGCTGTTGGTGTAGAGTATATTACAAAAGACGGAACAAGAGAAACCGTTTATGGCGGTGAGATTATAAGCTGCGGAGGAGCAATCAATTCTCCTCAGTTACTGCAGCTTTCAGGTATAGGAAATGCCGATGAACTTAAAAATTTAGGTATTGAGCCTGTTGCGGATTTAAAAGGTGTGGGTGAAAATCTGCAGGATCATCTTGAGCTGTATGTGCAGTATGCATGCAAAAAACCTGTCAGTATGTATCCTTCTTTGAAATGGTACAGACAGCCGTTTATAGGTGCCAATTGGTTGTTTTTCAGAAAGGGTGCCGGTGCTACCAATCATTTTGAAGCCGGCGGATTTATCAGAGGTAATGACGAAGTTGATTATCCTAATCTGCAGTTTCACTTTTTACCTATTGCAATAAGATATGACGGAAGTGCACCGGCTGAAGGGCACGGTTTCCAACTGCATGTCGGGCCGATGAATTCGGATGTAAGGGGTCATATAAAAATCAAATCAGACAATCCTCTGGAATATCCGTCCATATTGTTTAACTATCTTTCAACCGAAAAGGAAAGGAAAGAATGGGTGGAAGCAATTCGCAGGTCAAGAGAGATTATAAGCCAGCCAGCTTTTGATGATTTAAGGGGTAAGGAGCTGTCTCCCGGAGAAGATGCAAGAACAGATGAGGAAATTCTCGATTTTATTGCAAAAGAAGGGGAGAGTGCCTATCACCCGAGCTGTACCTGTAAAATGGGCTATGATGAAATGTCCGTTGTGGATTCTGAGTTGAAAGTGCACGG
Protein-coding regions in this window:
- a CDS encoding RidA family protein, with the translated sequence MKAKKVNVSGLGRLSAFCHAVIAGDFIYVSGTLGTKSNSMELVEGGTGAETTRALRNIEIILNECGASLSDLVKVNVFLADIKTFQDMNEAYLEVMGSNPPARITVGGAELARGAAVEIDVVAYKPNPD
- the betA gene encoding choline dehydrogenase, with the protein product MGTSKQYDYIIVGGGSAGSVLANRLSEDNSVFVVEAGKPDYRLDFRIHMPAALTYPLQSKTYNWWYESEPEPYMNNRRIYHPRGKVLGGSSCINGMIYIRGNPMDYEKWAKEEGLEDWDYAHCLPYFKKFETRLKGADPYHGDRGPLKITTPDCDNPLFDAFFKAVQEAGHDLTEDVNGYKQEGFSPFDQNIYRGRRHNAARAYVHPIKDRENLTIKLHSQATKILFEGKKAVGVEYITKDGTRETVYGGEIISCGGAINSPQLLQLSGIGNADELKNLGIEPVADLKGVGENLQDHLELYVQYACKKPVSMYPSLKWYRQPFIGANWLFFRKGAGATNHFEAGGFIRGNDEVDYPNLQFHFLPIAIRYDGSAPAEGHGFQLHVGPMNSDVRGHIKIKSDNPLEYPSILFNYLSTEKERKEWVEAIRRSREIISQPAFDDLRGKELSPGEDARTDEEILDFIAKEGESAYHPSCTCKMGYDEMSVVDSELKVHGVENLRVVDASVMPYITNGNIYAPVMMIAEKAADKILGNTPEKPADVDWYKYEK
- a CDS encoding FadR/GntR family transcriptional regulator, which translates into the protein MESIFEKADSVRSVEDICLQIEAVILDGRLKPGDKLPSERELQTQFGRGRGLIREALRMLKQKDLIEIRKGAKGGAYIKNVGLSNISDSLSLFLKQKDIEPDKIIEFRESLDRTITTLAISKGSREQKSDLYKEALSFYEKIKNGMADMNIIGETDRRLNITLAKMAANPLFLWVVEAIQQGFSSYDYALYEEEKFRIATAKNWHDTAREIMNEDPVKAHLYISNHYCLLMECLD
- a CDS encoding PhzF family phenazine biosynthesis protein — its product is MNFGTLYRKSAFTDNPKGGNPAGVWVGETLPSGDVMQRIAAEVGYSETAFMAPTTGYYRTVRYYSPEMEVTFCGHATIAAGIVLGETEGDGKYQLTTAAGEVSVIVQNEGGVREAALTSVEPKYTGASDVLINEVLSALGWQPSDLDGSIPPARAYAGAWHLVLAVNDQNRLAKLNYDFERLKTIMLREGLTTLQLVWRESADVFHSRNPFPVGGVVEDPATGAAAAALGGYLREAELITVPATILIRQGEAMGRPSRLTVEIPATGGIVVKGTAVPIETE
- a CDS encoding YbaN family protein yields the protein MKIFLLGCGFASLSAGFLGIFLPVLPTVPLLLLAAFCFSKSSERFHNWLINHRLLGSYIRDYRSGEGIPAKSKIKAILLLWLTIGISFYLVPFSLIRIILFLIAAGVTYYLITLPTKSLKEEY